Proteins found in one Laspinema palackyanum D2c genomic segment:
- a CDS encoding cytochrome c oxidase subunit II translates to MKVPSAIWTMIAGITITLVSLWVGQNHSLMPVAASEEAPRIDALFNTMMTISTGLFLIVQGIIVISIFKFRKRANDNTDGPPIHGNVPLEILWTAIPAVIIMGIGVYSFEIYNSMGGLDPMASHESHVAHKHQAGAAIAASLPSDEPGMAPSKAPGKLVALGVGASPRTQGQDPFVSVNVLGLQFAWIFTYPNSGVTSGELHLPAGKEVELTISASDVIHSLWIPEFRLKQDAIPGRESELRFVPQVVGEYSVVCAELCGSYHGGMKTRVIVQTEEDFQAWLQSQIVAQSEGLETVALNPADLSETDYLQPLAAEMGIDGESLKQLHAEHHLGDRSI, encoded by the coding sequence TTGAAAGTACCCAGTGCTATTTGGACGATGATCGCAGGCATCACCATCACCCTGGTGAGCTTGTGGGTCGGCCAGAATCATAGTCTCATGCCCGTTGCTGCCTCAGAAGAAGCGCCCCGGATTGATGCACTATTTAACACGATGATGACCATTTCCACAGGTCTGTTTCTGATTGTGCAGGGGATCATCGTGATTTCCATTTTCAAATTTAGAAAACGGGCCAATGACAATACCGATGGGCCCCCCATCCACGGCAACGTTCCCCTAGAAATTCTCTGGACTGCGATCCCCGCCGTCATCATCATGGGGATCGGGGTCTACAGTTTTGAAATTTACAACTCAATGGGGGGCCTAGACCCAATGGCTTCCCATGAGTCTCATGTTGCCCATAAACACCAGGCCGGGGCGGCGATCGCCGCATCCTTACCCTCGGACGAACCCGGAATGGCCCCCAGTAAAGCGCCCGGTAAACTGGTCGCCCTGGGCGTTGGGGCCTCCCCTCGCACCCAAGGCCAAGACCCGTTTGTCAGTGTCAACGTTCTCGGACTCCAGTTCGCCTGGATTTTCACCTATCCCAACAGTGGGGTGACCTCTGGAGAATTGCATCTCCCGGCAGGAAAAGAGGTGGAATTGACGATTAGCGCCAGTGATGTGATCCACTCCCTGTGGATTCCGGAATTTCGACTGAAACAAGACGCCATCCCCGGACGAGAAAGCGAGTTGCGCTTCGTGCCCCAAGTCGTCGGAGAATACTCTGTGGTTTGCGCCGAACTTTGTGGGTCCTATCATGGCGGGATGAAAACCCGCGTGATTGTGCAGACGGAAGAAGATTTCCAAGCTTGGTTACAAAGTCAGATTGTGGCCCAATCCGAGGGACTGGAAACGGTGGCCCTGAATCCGGCAGACTTGTCGGAAACGGACTATCTGCAACCTTTGGCGGCTGAGATGGGGATTGATGGAGAATCACTCAAACAACTCCATGCCGAACACCATCTGGGCGATCGCTCGATTTAA
- the ctaD gene encoding cytochrome c oxidase subunit I: protein MAQVTEPETDNLGETLAVEAGGHTPWREYFSFSTDHKVIGIQYLVCTFIFYLIGGALATAVRTELATPDSDFVSRELYNGLFTIHATVMIFLWIVPAGTGAFGNYLIPLMIGARDMAFPRLNAIAFWLIPPGGILLLSSFFVGAAGAGWTSYPPLSTTGEKAGEFIWILSVLILGTSSILGGINFLTTILKMRMPGMGLNDMPLFCWAMLAASALILISTPVLAGALILLAFDLIAGTAFFNPMGGGDPVVYQHMFWFYSHPAVYIMILPIFGMISDILPVHARKPIFGYQAIAYSSMAISFLGLIVWAHHMFTSGTPGWLRMFFMVATMIIAVPTGIKVFSWLATVWGGKIRLNSAMLFGLGFVSMFVIGGLSGIMIASVPFDIHVHDTYFIVAHLHYVLFGGSVFGLYAGIYHWFPKMTGRMMNEFLGKLHFVLTFIGFNLCFLPMHYLGLQGMPRRVAEYDPKFATVNLICTVGSYILAVSTFPLIINAVWSWIGGAKASGNPWDALTMEWQTASPPPVENFIGEPVRLTGPYDYGMGDRNSGIPMPESQANTPMLSGGPTVS from the coding sequence ATGGCACAAGTAACCGAACCCGAAACCGATAACCTCGGGGAAACCCTGGCTGTTGAAGCCGGTGGACATACCCCTTGGCGAGAATACTTTAGCTTTAGTACGGACCATAAGGTGATCGGGATTCAATACCTGGTCTGCACCTTCATTTTCTATCTGATTGGTGGTGCATTAGCCACTGCTGTTCGGACGGAACTAGCAACTCCCGACTCGGATTTTGTCAGTCGCGAACTCTATAACGGCCTGTTTACGATCCATGCCACAGTCATGATTTTTCTGTGGATCGTGCCTGCGGGGACCGGGGCCTTTGGCAACTACCTGATTCCCCTGATGATTGGGGCGCGGGATATGGCGTTCCCCCGGTTGAATGCGATCGCCTTTTGGCTGATTCCCCCCGGTGGAATCCTGCTATTATCTAGCTTCTTCGTCGGTGCCGCTGGTGCCGGTTGGACCTCCTATCCCCCCTTAAGCACCACTGGGGAAAAAGCCGGAGAATTTATCTGGATTTTGAGCGTTCTAATTCTGGGAACCTCCTCCATTTTGGGTGGCATCAACTTTTTGACCACCATCCTGAAAATGCGGATGCCGGGAATGGGATTAAATGATATGCCCTTGTTCTGCTGGGCAATGCTGGCCGCTTCGGCTTTGATTTTAATCTCCACTCCGGTGTTAGCGGGGGCGTTAATTCTTCTGGCGTTTGACTTGATTGCTGGAACTGCCTTTTTCAATCCAATGGGCGGTGGGGACCCGGTGGTTTACCAGCATATGTTCTGGTTTTATTCCCACCCGGCGGTTTATATCATGATTCTGCCCATTTTTGGGATGATTTCTGATATTTTGCCGGTGCACGCCCGCAAGCCGATTTTTGGTTATCAGGCGATCGCCTATTCCAGTATGGCTATTAGCTTTCTGGGCTTAATCGTCTGGGCGCACCATATGTTCACCAGTGGTACTCCCGGTTGGTTACGGATGTTCTTCATGGTGGCAACCATGATTATCGCTGTTCCCACGGGAATTAAAGTGTTTAGCTGGTTAGCGACAGTTTGGGGAGGCAAAATTCGCCTCAACAGCGCCATGCTGTTCGGGTTGGGTTTCGTCTCCATGTTCGTGATCGGTGGCCTGAGTGGGATTATGATCGCCTCGGTCCCGTTTGATATTCACGTTCACGATACCTATTTCATTGTCGCCCACTTGCATTATGTGCTGTTTGGCGGCAGCGTCTTCGGTCTGTATGCCGGGATTTATCACTGGTTCCCGAAAATGACCGGGCGGATGATGAACGAATTTTTGGGCAAATTGCATTTTGTCCTAACGTTCATTGGGTTTAACCTCTGCTTCCTGCCGATGCATTATCTCGGACTGCAAGGGATGCCTCGCCGGGTGGCGGAGTATGACCCCAAGTTTGCCACAGTCAATTTAATTTGTACCGTGGGGTCTTATATCCTGGCGGTTTCTACCTTCCCGTTGATTATCAATGCGGTGTGGAGTTGGATTGGGGGTGCGAAAGCATCGGGCAATCCCTGGGATGCTTTAACGATGGAGTGGCAGACGGCTTCCCCTCCGCCGGTGGAGAATTTTATTGGGGAACCTGTGCGCTTGACTGGGCCTTATGATTACGGTATGGGCGATCGCAATTCGGGCATTCCAATGCCTGAGTCCCAAGCGAATACTCCCATGTTATCCGGGGGACCGACGGTTTCCTAA
- a CDS encoding helix-turn-helix domain-containing protein: protein MGLVRLRIRELAEEKGWTLKEVADRSGIVYSTIRSYARRPAIATVDFTALHKLARTFDVLIEDLVEIIEE from the coding sequence ATGGGATTAGTCAGACTGAGAATTCGGGAATTAGCGGAGGAGAAGGGCTGGACCCTCAAAGAAGTCGCCGATCGCTCCGGTATTGTGTACAGCACAATCAGAAGCTATGCAAGGCGTCCGGCGATCGCCACCGTTGATTTTACCGCCCTCCACAAATTAGCCCGAACCTTCGATGTTCTGATAGAAGACTTGGTGGAAATTATCGAAGAATAG
- a CDS encoding cytochrome c oxidase subunit 3, which yields MQGTIDTSNAAIQAEHGAGTHGGHHGDHPDHRIFGIIMFLVAESMIFLGLFAAYLTFRSVTPDWPPEGTPEMELLLPGVNTIILISSSFVMNRGNAAIKKNDVKGLRFWFGLTALMGAVFLVGQLYEYFHTGFGLADNIFTSTFYVLTGFHGLHVTFGLLLILAVLWKSLKAGHYSSESHFGPEAAELYWHFVDVVWIVLFTILYLF from the coding sequence ATGCAAGGGACAATTGATACCAGCAACGCGGCTATACAAGCTGAACATGGGGCGGGAACCCACGGGGGTCATCATGGAGACCATCCGGATCATCGAATTTTTGGCATCATCATGTTTCTGGTTGCGGAGTCGATGATCTTTTTGGGATTGTTCGCCGCTTATCTCACTTTTCGCTCGGTGACCCCGGACTGGCCGCCGGAAGGCACGCCAGAAATGGAACTGTTGCTGCCCGGGGTGAATACGATTATCCTGATTTCCAGCAGTTTTGTGATGAATCGCGGCAATGCGGCGATTAAGAAAAATGATGTCAAGGGTCTGAGATTTTGGTTCGGGCTAACGGCACTCATGGGGGCGGTGTTCCTCGTGGGCCAGTTGTATGAATATTTTCATACCGGCTTTGGTCTGGCGGATAATATCTTTACCAGCACGTTTTATGTGCTAACTGGCTTTCACGGATTGCACGTTACCTTTGGGTTGCTGTTAATTTTGGCAGTCTTATGGAAATCCCTGAAGGCGGGTCATTATTCTAGTGAAAGTCACTTTGGACCAGAAGCAGCAGAATTATACTGGCACTTTGTTGATGTGGTCTGGATTGTGTTGTTTACAATTCTGTATTTGTTCTAA
- a CDS encoding COX15/CtaA family protein, with the protein MANSVVDRHPAIAPTDSPPRDRIRRLVWKIAIATLLLMAVGSATRVMNAGLACPDWPLCYGQLVPTQQMNLQVFLEWFHRLDAGLIGISAIALAGLSWWDRRELPGWLPFASTGALGLIVFQAVLGALTVTELLRFDIVTAHLGTALLFFTTLLIIGMALLPYQGTGSVGKLPWIGLFGAIFVYVQSLLGGLVGSQWALHQCFGYNQLCTVMNSHILGVVPPTVTILALVVLAFRTPALHPKLRQLARWAGILLLLQIGLGIATFYEHLQVELLTVSHQATGAALLGTLVAFTVLALRDRAGSVRV; encoded by the coding sequence ATGGCGAACTCAGTCGTTGATCGGCATCCGGCGATCGCACCCACTGACTCCCCCCCTCGGGATCGGATTCGTCGCTTGGTCTGGAAAATTGCGATCGCGACCCTGCTATTAATGGCAGTCGGCAGTGCAACAAGGGTGATGAATGCGGGTCTGGCTTGTCCGGACTGGCCGCTTTGTTATGGTCAGTTAGTCCCCACCCAGCAGATGAATCTTCAGGTGTTCTTGGAATGGTTTCACCGCTTAGATGCGGGATTAATCGGCATCAGCGCGATCGCCTTAGCCGGTTTATCCTGGTGGGACCGACGCGAACTCCCCGGTTGGCTACCCTTTGCCTCCACCGGCGCATTGGGTTTAATCGTTTTTCAAGCCGTCTTAGGCGCACTCACCGTCACCGAACTGCTGCGATTTGACATTGTAACCGCTCACCTGGGAACTGCCCTCTTATTTTTCACCACCCTGTTAATTATCGGCATGGCACTGTTACCCTATCAAGGGACTGGCAGTGTGGGTAAATTACCTTGGATTGGTCTGTTCGGAGCCATTTTTGTCTACGTCCAAAGTTTACTCGGCGGATTAGTCGGTTCCCAATGGGCGCTTCACCAATGTTTCGGCTACAATCAGCTATGCACTGTGATGAACAGTCACATTCTGGGGGTTGTTCCCCCGACTGTCACGATTCTCGCTTTAGTGGTTCTGGCATTCCGAACTCCGGCTTTGCATCCTAAATTACGACAACTCGCAAGATGGGCCGGTATTTTGTTGCTCTTGCAAATTGGATTAGGGATTGCTACCTTTTATGAACATCTGCAAGTGGAACTGCTCACAGTGTCTCACCAAGCCACGGGTGCAGCCTTACTCGGAACCTTGGTGGCGTTTACAGTATTAGCACTGCGCGATCGCGCCGGAAGCGTTCGGGTTTGA
- a CDS encoding histidine kinase dimerization/phospho-acceptor domain-containing protein, whose product MPTIQSGTTQVEHQENLVALKSYFMTLISHELRTPLTTILLSADLLECYSTSWSDEKKLKHVQQIQTAAMEITKLIESEHFTETLQKVASEIH is encoded by the coding sequence ATGCCTACTATTCAATCTGGGACTACTCAAGTGGAGCATCAAGAAAACCTAGTTGCACTCAAGTCATACTTTATGACCCTGATTTCCCACGAACTGAGAACTCCCTTAACCACGATCTTATTATCCGCTGATTTACTTGAATGTTATAGCACGAGCTGGTCTGATGAGAAAAAACTCAAGCACGTTCAGCAAATCCAAACTGCTGCTATGGAAATCACGAAGCTGATTGAGAGTGAACATTTTACAGAAACGCTCCAAAAAGTAGCTAGTGAAATTCACTAA
- a CDS encoding helix-turn-helix domain-containing protein: protein MGLVRLRIREFANEKGWNLKEVSDRSGLVYSTVRHYARSPGLALVDFTAIHKLARTFDVLIEDLVEIVEE, encoded by the coding sequence GTGGGTTTAGTTAGATTAAGGATTCGCGAGTTTGCGAATGAGAAGGGATGGAACCTCAAAGAAGTGTCGGACCGTTCGGGTTTGGTGTACAGTACGGTGCGGCATTATGCCCGATCGCCAGGACTAGCGCTGGTAGATTTTACTGCAATTCACAAGCTGGCTCGGACTTTTGATGTTCTGATAGAAGACTTGGTGGAAATTGTGGAAGAATAG